Proteins from a single region of Salvelinus sp. IW2-2015 linkage group LG4p, ASM291031v2, whole genome shotgun sequence:
- the LOC111960657 gene encoding uncharacterized protein, with the protein MHLLSMSTKWPTYDSRSSTPSFLLSESDVTEDEADIDVFNSESEGDSSGGGKTCSVPFSLAGGGEAAPRLHWSMAGSGQAKCFPHTTTYPSMVASPGSAALSTKGSTEETMQGDLAFAQKCSELRRFIRPLLELLNGLKTGRFERGLSSFQSSVAIDRLQRILGILQKPEMGEKFLRTLLQVEMMLKMWFPHVTPVAATQKPTPSLPPRWHQNQLCMPVKKRKLSWLDSDFPSAAAPSCKRLQREDNYQEMTSQDSCPLSRDTYNPSCLTVSKRRKGNKRLEMSPCSACGSPATQDSRVSSTLLVFHSHQLSLHGHQPQRCHGRPGTVKTETDIASVETQRRGQSIPILLRSMKQEPE; encoded by the exons aTGCATTTGTTGAGCATGTCCACCAAATGGCCGACCTATGATTCCCGCTCCTCCACCCCCAGCTTCCTCCTCAGCGAGAGCGACGTGACTGAGGACGAGGCAGACATTGATGTCTTCAACTCCGAAAGTGAGGGAGATAGCTCAGGGGGTGGCAAGACCTGCTCAGTACCCTTCTCCCTGGCCGGGGGTGGCGAGGCAGCCCCTAGGTTACACTGGTCCATGGCTGGGAGTGGACAAGCAAAATGCTTTCCTCACACCACCACCTACCCATCCATGGTGGCTTCCCCTGGCAGTGCTGCGTTAagcacaaagggaagcacagaggAGACCATGCAAGGAGACCTGGCCTTCGCTCAGAAA TGTTCAGAGCTGCGAAGGTTTATCAGACCCCTGTTGGAGCTTCTGAATGGACTCAAGACGGGGAGATTTGAGAGAGGACTTAGCAGTTTCCAGTCGAGCGTTGCCATCGACAGACTCCAGAGGATCCTGGGTATTCTTCAGAAACCTGAAATGGG AGAGAAATTCCTCCGCACCCTCCTGCAGGTAGAGATGATGCTGAAGATGTGGTTCCCCCATGTGACCCCTGTCGCTGCCACCCAGAAACCCACACCCAGTCTTCCGCCACGATGGCACCAAAATCagctgtgcatgccagtcaag AAGCGCAAGCTTAGCTGGTTGGACTCTGACTTCCCCAGTGCCGCCGCACCCAGTTGCAAGCGCCTGCAGCGCGAGGACAATTACCAGGAAATGACCTCACAAGACTCTTGCCCGTTGAGCAGAGACACCTATAACCCGTCATGTCTGACTGTCAGCAAGAGAAGAAAGGGAAATAAGAGGCTTGAAATGTCACCTTGCTCAGCATGTGGTAGCCCAGCCACACAAGACAGCCGTGTCTCCTCAACCCTCCTGGTGTTTCACTCACATCAGCTCTCCCTCCATGGACATCAGCCACAGAGGTGCCACGGCAGGCCTGGCACAgtgaagacagagacagatattGCATCAGTGGAAACCCAAAGGAGGGGTCAGTCTATCCCCATATTACTGAGGTCCATGAAACAAGAGCCGGAGTAG